In Chloroflexota bacterium, the sequence TACGCCGTGGGATGAACCGGGCTACGCGGACTCCTTTCGGCGTGGTTGCCATCAAGCAGGGATTCCTGTCGAGAGGCTTTCACCAACCCAAATGCTGGCCGAGGAGCCATTACTCAACCCAAAGATCACCCACTGCTACCGCGTCCCCGATGCCGCCATAGACTCCTTCGCCGCCGCGCATGCCAACGTCGCTTCGGCGAAAGCATATGGGGCACGCGTGTTCCCGTATCACGAAGTGACACAACTACTGACGGATGACGGAAGACAGGAAACCGGCTCCATCCCCCGTCATATCACTGGCGCGCTCTGTCGTGATCTCATCGCCGACCAGGCCGTTACCATTCACGCCGATCTGGTCATCAACGCCGCCGGAGCCTGGGCTGGTAAAATTGCTGCCAGCGCGGGGATCGAAATCGCCATGCGCCCCGGCAAAGGCACCATGCTCGCCGTTAGCCACCGTGTGGTCAATACCGTCATCAACCGCTGCAAAATGCCATCCGACGGCGATATTCTCGTCCCTGCGCATACCGTAGCCGTGATGGGCACCACCGACCAACAAGTCCCCGACCCCGATCATTTTGCCATTGAACCCTGGGAAGTTGAACTCATGCTCGAAGAAGGCGAGAAAATACTCCCCGGCTTCAAGGATTTGCGCATCTTACGCGCCTGGGCCGGGGTGCGCCCGCTGTACCAGGAAACCAAAACCGACCAATCGCGCGATATTACACGCTCATTTGTGCTGCTCGACCACGCGGCACGCGATCACACCCCGGGGATGCTGACCATCACCAGCGGAAAATGGACCACCTACCGCAAAATGGCACAAGCAACTGTAGATTTGGCCTGCCAAAAATTGGGTACGCAGCGCGAGTGCCGCACACATCTGGAAGAACTGCCGACGGAAGCGGGAATACAGCAGGCTGGCTCCAACTATCACAATCTCGGCCAGCGCCTCGCCGAGATTGAATCGCACCACGCTCAGGGCCAACTGATCTGCGAATGCGAGCTCGCCACCCGCGCCGACATTGAGCGAGCCATTCTCGCCGGGGAAGCTAAAACTCTGGATGACATCCGCCGGGACGTACGCCTGGGGATGGGGCCTTGCCAGGGCGGATTTTGCACCCTACGCGCGGCAGGCATATTACATCAGTATGCAAAAACCCGCATGGGGCATTCGGTCGAAGAAACAAATGTTGCCCTGCGTGATTTCCTCGAAGAACGCTGGAAAGGTGTATTGCCCGTATTATGGGGCAAGCAGCTTCAGCAGGAACGATTTAACGAATTAATTTATTTGAATGTACTCAATATCGACACATTGCCAGGGCCAAAATCTTCACGCCTGGCAGCACAGTCGTACGAAGACGGAAGCCGGAATACGGAAGACGGGAAAGGACACGACCGACAACCCCAAAATAGTAAATCGCTCCGGACATCGGTCGTCGGGCATCCGTCCGATGTCATCGTCATTGGCGCAGGTCTTTCTGGCCTCACCGCGGGCTGGTTGGCTGCGAGCCGTGGATTGAAAACCAAAGTCATCGCCAAGGGTTGGGGAGCCACACACTGGGCATCAGGTTGCATCGATGTGCTGGGTTATATTCCCGGCGAAATCTCAACTCTAGTTACGAATCCCGCTTCTGCCGCGGAAGAATTAATCGCCGCCAACCCACAGCACCCCTATGCGCGGGCAGGCCTTGAGGCGCTGGCCGCGGCGCTTGAAGAATTGCAAGCCATCTGCCAGCAAAGCGGGTATCCGCTGCATGGCTCACTGGAAGAAAATTGGCTGCTCCCAACAGTCATCGGCGCCGCGCGGCCTACTTGCCTTGCGCCAGAAACGATGATCGCTGGTGACTTACGCACAAATGACCCGATGTTGTTGGTCGGCTTCGAGGGGTATCACGATTTTTATCCGCACTTTGCCGCGGCCAACCTGCAAGCGCAAGGCTTCGCAGCACGAGCGATCATGCTCCCAATTCCGGTAAGTTTGCAACGCCAGCGCATCGATACATTGGTTCTGGCCCGCGCCTTCGATGATGCAGAATTTCGCCAGCAGGTTATCGAATCGATCAAGCCACATCTGGGTGATGCCGCTCGCATAGGATTCGCGGCAGTATTGGGATTGCACGATGCACTTCGGGCAACGCGGGAACTGGAATATGGCCTGGGGCGTAGAATTTTCGAAATTCCGGGGCTGCCCCCCTCGGTTCCAGGGATGAGGCTCCAGCGCATCTTAGTACAGGCCATTCGCCGGGCCGGGGGCGGAGTCTATGACGGTATCGAAGTAATTGGAATGCTCGAAAATGGAAGACAGAAGACAGAAAACACCGGTCAGCGAGTAGCTGTCGAAGCCGTCCTATCAAAATCTGCTTCACGCCTCACATCTCATGCCGCGGGGCACTTCGTCCTCGCCACAGGCGGCATCTTGGGCGGCGGCATTCAAACAGACCATACTGGCTATGCGCAAGAAACGATTTTCAATCTATCCGTCGCTGCCTCGCCCCATCGAAATGAGTGGTTACAGCGCGCTTTTGCCCATCCTGACGAACACGCCATTTTCAGCGCTGGGGTTCGCGTAGACACAGATTTTTGCACAGACTACCCCAACCTGTTCGCTATCGGCGGGGGGCTGGGCGGCGCCGATTGTGTGCGCCAGAAAACGCGTGAGGGCGTGGCCCTGGTCAGCGCCTATCGGGCTGTGCAGCAAATTCTTGCCGAAAAAACTAAAGCCAAAATATGAGCAAAAACCTACCACTGAGACACGAAGTTTACAGAGTTTTCTCGATGAAGAGATATAGATTCTCCGTGCGCTGTGTGTACTCTGTGGTGAGATTTAAAGGAAAAAGATCATGAATCGCTTCTGGAGTTTACTTGTACTCATCGCCACTCTGCCACTGCTGGCATTCAACCACGCCGCCGAAGTCACGCCGCTTACCAGCCTAGGCAAAGGCACCCTCAGCGATGTCGTCTGGTCGCCAGATGGCAGCACCCTCGCCGTTAGTGGCTCAAACGGAATTTATATCTATGATGCCGAAACGCTGACTGAATTGCGCCATATTGAGGCCGGGCCGCTGATTACCAGCATCGCCTATAACCCCGATGGTACACTGCTGGCCGCAGGCAGCGCCGATGAAATTTTTGCCCGCCAGGAAAGCTGGCGGCGCTACAGCCCGTGGGGCAGCGAAAACAATTTCGTTTATGTTTTTAATGCTGTTAGCGGTGAACAACTGGCCGCGCTCGAATGCGGCGACAGCTATCTCACCCGCGTGCAGTTCAGCCCAGACGGGCAACTGCTCGCCGCCGCCAGCATGTACCCCGACGATAATGGCATTCGCGTATGGGAAACCCCCACAGTTCTGGCAGGTGAAACTACGCCGCTTTACCGTTTCAAGGAACACACCCGCGGCGTCTTTGGCCTCGATTTCAGCCCCGATGGGCGCCTGCTGCTCAGCGGCGCGGGCGATAATTCTGCACGTCTATGGAACCTTGCCACCGGGCAATTGGAAAGCTTATTGATGTATCGCGTCTCAGCCAAGCTGATTGTGCTGGATGTAGATTTCAACCCGCTCGATAATGGCATCGTCGCGCTGGCCGCGGGGGAATATAAACACCAGATTCCTCATCCAGTGTTGGAGATTTGGGATGCCAACACGAGTACGCTGCGTTTTAATTTGGAGGGGCACACCAGCGACGTGGAAGCCGTAGTGTTCAGCCCCAATGGGCAGATACTTGCCTCCGGGGGTGGTACGCCCGATAATGACATCCTTTTATGGGATTCTGCAACCGGAACCTTGCGCCACACCCTGAGTGGGCATCGCGCGGGCGTGCACGGGCTGGCCTTCAGCCCTGATGGTATGATTCTAGCCTCCATCGGCTGGGACGCAACCTTGCGGCTTTGGGATGTCGCCAACGGCCAGCAGCTCAGGGCGCTCGAATCGCACACCAGTTCCGTCTGGAGCGCGGCCATACACCCCGATGGCGACTGGCTGGCAAGCGGCGGCGATGATGGTTTGGTGCATATTTGGGGTGCCGCGGGCGAAAAAATAGCCACATTCAACGCGGCCACCAACCGCGTCACCGCGCTGGCAATCAACCCGGTTGGTAGCGAAATCGCCCTCGCCGCCGACCAACCCGAAGCCAGCATCCAGATTTGGGATACAGAACTCGGCCTCCAGCTCTACAATTTAAGCGGACACACCACCTTCGCACAAGTCGCCGCCTACAGCCCCGATGGGCGTTGGCTGGCAACCGGCGGCTCATTGGGCGATAATTCCGTCATCGTCTGGGATACTCTCAGCCGAGAAATTGCCTATCAATTTCCAGACCAAACACGCTCGGTTAAGAGTCTGGTTTTTGGCCCGGATGATATACTCATCACCGGCGACGGACGCGGAACCATCCGAATGTGGGATTTGAACAACGGCGAGCCTATCCAAACCCTGGAAGGCCACACTTGCGCCGTCAACGCATTGGCAGTCAATCCAACGGGTGAAATACTGGCATCGGGGGGTTGCGACAAGAGTGTGATATTCTGGAATCTCCCCAACGGAGAAACCCTAAGCCGCACAGATGGATTCGCTGCTCCGATAACCCATCTGAGTTTCGATGCCGCGGGCAACCAACTCATCGCCAGCGATGATGAAGGTCAACTCTGGCAGCTCAATTCTGACACAGGTGACAGTACATCACTCGGTCAGTTTGATCAGCCCGAAATCCAGTTTATTCAACCCAACCCCAATGGCGGATTCTGGTTTGCCAACGGCAGCGCCAGCGGCGTGCTGGATGTTTGGCAAATTCAGCAAGAATAGAACACAGTTTCATGTCTTCCTAATGGAAACGCAACAGAACGCATGTATAATCAACCCGTAGAACTGACCCTCGACCAATGCATTAAGTGCAATATTTGCGTTTCGGCCTGCCCGGTTGCCGCGGTCAACGACCTGTTCCCCGGCCCCAAGTACGCCGGGCCGCAAGCCGGGCGTTTCCGCAAACCAGCGCAGCCCACACCCGACTATTCTGTGGATTATTGCAGCGGCTGCCGGGTATGTAATATGGCCTGCCCCAACGGGGTTAAGATCGCCGAGATGAATGCGCGTGCCCGCCATACAATGGTCAGCCAGGGCAAAGTGCCGCCCATTCAACGCCTGCGCAATAATCTCATCGCCCGCACTGAGTTGTTGGGTAATCTGGCGCAACCCATCGCCCCGCTTTCGAATATATTGCTCAGCAACCCACTGGTGCGGGGACTCACCGAATACATGCTGGGCATTGCGAAAGATGCCTATTTCCCGCCCTTTACTCGGCAGCGCTTTTCGCGCTGGTGGCATAAACGCCCCCCCTCACCCCTCAACCCCTCTCTCGCTGGGAGAGGGGTTGGGGGCAAGGGAAAACAGGTCGTCTTTTTCCACGGCTGCGCTACGGAATATTATGAGCCGCGCGTTGGACGTGCGGCCATCCACATTCTGGAGGCCAACGGCTTTGAGGTCATCATCCCGCCACAGAATTGCTGCGGACTCCCGCTGCTCTCCAACGGAGAATTTGACGCAGCGCGCCAATATCATCAGAATAACGTCAACCAACTTGTGGAATATGCCCGGCGGGGGATTCCAATTATTGGCACATCCACAAGCTGCACGCTGACATTGAAGGAAGAAGCCCCAGAATTGCTCGACATGTTCGATGCCGATACTCGCCTGGTTGCCGAAATTACTTACGATTTCAACGAATTCTTACTCGGCTTACTGGCTACTGACAAACTGGTTACTGAATCACTACGTCCTATTCCCTTGCGATTGGCCTACCACCAACCCTGCCAGTACCGCGCCCACGGCATCGGCAGCCCGGCGGTTGAAATTTTGCATCTGATCCCCGAATTGCAGATTGAAGAGAGTCATGCCGATTGCTGCGGTATCGCCGGGACGTATGGCTACAAAAAAGAAAAATATGCTACCAGCATGGCCGTCGGGCAAGCGCTATTTGATTTCGTGCTGGATATCGGTGG encodes:
- the glpA gene encoding anaerobic glycerol-3-phosphate dehydrogenase subunit A; the encoded protein is MKTIQTEILVIGGGATGTGVLRDLAMRGFASILIEARDLAHGTTGRFHGLLHSGGRYAVKDPQAARECIEENQILRRIMPQCIEDTGGFFVLTPWDEPGYADSFRRGCHQAGIPVERLSPTQMLAEEPLLNPKITHCYRVPDAAIDSFAAAHANVASAKAYGARVFPYHEVTQLLTDDGRQETGSIPRHITGALCRDLIADQAVTIHADLVINAAGAWAGKIAASAGIEIAMRPGKGTMLAVSHRVVNTVINRCKMPSDGDILVPAHTVAVMGTTDQQVPDPDHFAIEPWEVELMLEEGEKILPGFKDLRILRAWAGVRPLYQETKTDQSRDITRSFVLLDHAARDHTPGMLTITSGKWTTYRKMAQATVDLACQKLGTQRECRTHLEELPTEAGIQQAGSNYHNLGQRLAEIESHHAQGQLICECELATRADIERAILAGEAKTLDDIRRDVRLGMGPCQGGFCTLRAAGILHQYAKTRMGHSVEETNVALRDFLEERWKGVLPVLWGKQLQQERFNELIYLNVLNIDTLPGPKSSRLAAQSYEDGSRNTEDGKGHDRQPQNSKSLRTSVVGHPSDVIVIGAGLSGLTAGWLAASRGLKTKVIAKGWGATHWASGCIDVLGYIPGEISTLVTNPASAAEELIAANPQHPYARAGLEALAAALEELQAICQQSGYPLHGSLEENWLLPTVIGAARPTCLAPETMIAGDLRTNDPMLLVGFEGYHDFYPHFAAANLQAQGFAARAIMLPIPVSLQRQRIDTLVLARAFDDAEFRQQVIESIKPHLGDAARIGFAAVLGLHDALRATRELEYGLGRRIFEIPGLPPSVPGMRLQRILVQAIRRAGGGVYDGIEVIGMLENGRQKTENTGQRVAVEAVLSKSASRLTSHAAGHFVLATGGILGGGIQTDHTGYAQETIFNLSVAASPHRNEWLQRAFAHPDEHAIFSAGVRVDTDFCTDYPNLFAIGGGLGGADCVRQKTREGVALVSAYRAVQQILAEKTKAKI
- a CDS encoding anaerobic glycerol-3-phosphate dehydrogenase subunit C, producing MYNQPVELTLDQCIKCNICVSACPVAAVNDLFPGPKYAGPQAGRFRKPAQPTPDYSVDYCSGCRVCNMACPNGVKIAEMNARARHTMVSQGKVPPIQRLRNNLIARTELLGNLAQPIAPLSNILLSNPLVRGLTEYMLGIAKDAYFPPFTRQRFSRWWHKRPPSPLNPSLAGRGVGGKGKQVVFFHGCATEYYEPRVGRAAIHILEANGFEVIIPPQNCCGLPLLSNGEFDAARQYHQNNVNQLVEYARRGIPIIGTSTSCTLTLKEEAPELLDMFDADTRLVAEITYDFNEFLLGLLATDKLVTESLRPIPLRLAYHQPCQYRAHGIGSPAVEILHLIPELQIEESHADCCGIAGTYGYKKEKYATSMAVGQALFDFVLDIGGPVAVCDSETCRWQITHGTKLPAIHPVELLAYAYGYETEGALADVLVKS